The Salarias fasciatus chromosome 11, fSalaFa1.1, whole genome shotgun sequence genomic interval GAAAATATTGTGTTAACAGCGTCAGATTTCAATGCAAAAGTTCCTTTTCTCAAAAAACGATTTGAACAACTTTAATTCTTCATGAATGAATCCTTCAAGTCTTGAAAAAATGAAGTAATATACAGTAAAATTTTAATGTTTAACTATTTTCACTGCAGGCCACAATTATCACAGCTAAATTTTTTACAAGTGGCTGAAACTTTTCATTTACATAACAGTCTAACTTTAAAACTATTCTGCCTTTAGCCGCAGCTGTAAAATGAGCTGAGACACTGGGATTCTATTTCCAGATTAGTTAACATTTCATAATTCCCTCTAAATCCTTTACTATGTACTGCATGGATTAATGAAGAAACGTCGCTgcgcaggaggagaggagcgccTATTGGAGACACTGACCTGGTCGTCGTTCAGGTAGTTGGGCAAACCGCCAATGAAGAGCTTGTGAGCCGAGTCGGGCACCACTGTGGACACCACACCTACACAAGGCGCAGCGAGACATCAGCAATTTGCACAAATAACACATTAGTGTATGAAATGCTGAATACTTATGAATTGTGCCACAAGTACTTGAGGGGTAAAAACCATTAATTGTCTGTGTACCAGGCACATAGACACTAGGATTCTCGCTCATGCCAGGCAGTGGCTGATAATCATGGGGACGGCGAATTTTAAGACTCTGGCCTTGAAAGATGATGCCGTCAAATGCCATTGCCTGTGTTGTTTCATCCACTGAACGAAACTGCATGGGAACAAAACAATACGGTCAATTTAAGACGAGATCGTGAAAGAAGGATTAACAGCAGTAACCAGAAAGAACAAAATCGCTCCTCGAAGTTTCAGTCTCACCTCAAGGAAGGCAAAGTTCTTATCCTGGTTGATCTGTACTGCAAGGACAGGATTTCCAGGGGCCTGAGTGAGACCACCCAAACGCATCTGAGCATTAAAGAAATCCATCATTGACTCCTACAAAGACGGGAGAGATAAAGTGAGTTAGTTTACAGAATTCCAAATAGATCATCTGTgggtaagaaaaaaataacaaatcaaaAAGACATCAGTCACTAAAACTGTTTATAGCCTTGGACTCGATCAAGGGGTCCGGTTACTCACCTCTGTGATGCCAAAGGGGATGTTGCCCACGTAGAGCCGGCGAGCCTGCCGGGTCATCTGGCTGCCCACCACAGGTACAGGTGTTGGAGTGACGGCCAGGCCGTCTGGAGTCATGGTAGGCAGGAGGGCTGTGGCCGGGAtctgacctgcagctgcagagacaaCGGGAACTTTCAACAAACTAATCCTGCTTTGAGTCAATGTGTAAACTACAGGCATGACATGGATCACAGCGCTATCTTATGAAGGGAATACTTTATTCTAATGGTTCACCTgatgttttaaacaaaaaaccctGACAATGAGATTTACTGGTTCGATTAATAAATGTTAGAACCCCAAAAGAGGCAAAAGAGTGAcatttcagctctgctgctggaaatCCGAAAGTGAAAAGAGTTACCTTGCATGGCTTTGTACTGcatgggagtgatgtgctcaaAGCCAGGTGGAGGGACATCCCAGTACTTcttcaccttcttcttcttctcacgGTGCGGAGAACGGCTGTTTGGAGAACACAAAGCGgctcaaataaaggaaaacataaCCATAACCGATAAGAGTACAACTGTGAACTATTAAGAGCAGATGAAGGGTCAAGTTTCCAGAAATAAGATACTAAATCAATATCTTGAGGAGGCTGCATCAGTCAAACGATCCAACAGGTAATAAAGGAGGAATAAAGGATAGGAAACCCTTTCACACAATAAATGGTGCATAAAATCAGAGGAAGTTCATTAAATTGCAGTTGTTGCATAAATGCACAAACCAGCTTTGTGTTAGTTTGCTGTATTACCTTCCAGCATTGTCCTGGGGGTAGCTGGATGGTGAGCTGAAATGACATTGGAAGGGTTTCACATTTCTCTCAAATAAATCATCACATTAACATTTCCaattcacaaaagaaaaaaaaaaatctttgattttgaaaacactcgCCAATTACAAGACGCCACCAGGAGCTTGGGTGGTCTGTTTGTTTCTGAGTGAGTCATTCAGTGGGCCTGGCAGCTGACATGCAATACTGTTTATGAACGACCGAGTGATgcaaatgaaagcagaaattaaaaccctgaaaaacacagcagctgcagaggggAGGGGTCAAATTTGACATCTTCTGACTAAGCACGCACACTTGTGTATCCACAAGCAACAGGTTGTCTTTCAGCACTGAGAGACAAGCAGCAACACTCAGGACAGATGCAATAAGAAGCAGAGCTGACAAGCTTCACAGGAGTCCTCAACAGAAAGAAGGGTTCATTTAGGAGGCGTTTGCTTTTGAATTCAAACGTAAGAAACAGTAATTCACATCAATAgatatgatcataatcatgagCAATATCTCCCTGATACCACAGGTGGTGTTCTGGTAAGAAAATACACCTGCATGAAATATTTCCTAGAACAAAAGGTCGACTTGGCTTTCAAGAAACACCGTGACTCACACCCATGGAGAGACAATCACAATGCACTGTGCAGCATCTGAGATTCACTCGCACCACCTCAAATTATGTATCTGTCTGGATTTCCAATAACAACTGTCTTGCAGTTGCAGAATAGAATTGAACTTTCTTAAAACTAGGTAATTCTGCGTGAAAATAGTCAGAATCCAGCAGTGGCGGCAGCAGCTGTTATTTTGTATGTTTAAAGGCTCAGCCACTGAACTCAGGGCAAAAAAGATAACACTGGCTCCGACACCTGTGACCGAaggttaaaggaaaaaaataacatcaggCTCCATAAAAGAAAAGCTGGAAGCAGGTTAGTGGTTTTTCTTTGAGCACATGTTCCACGTACAAGTCGCCAATCGAGCACATCTAAGAGCAGTCAGCGGAAGTAAACGTGATCTTCAATAACCCTTTACTGTCACATCTTCTCACAGATGTGTCGAGATTTATAAATGTTTTCCTGCACCAGAAATGCAACAATTTCTGAAAAGACAGCGGtcattgtgttttcaaaatttgaCTGAAAGAAATCGCAACAGTTTCTCACATGGTACAATAATTATTGCAGCAGGGCTTGTtgctgttcttcttctctggaggTAATTACTATTGACAGATTGTGAcactgccccctagtggccaaAGCAGGAAAACGGTTTTCTGATAAAGACAGCAGGTTTCTTATGTTGTTCTTCACATATTGCTGTTGAAGGTgaccaaaaaattaaaaaaggagagaaataaaactgatctcaattttgaaatgaaatcagCAAGCAGGATCCAtttttttagttaaaaaaatggACATGAACAAAATAAGAACACAATGCAACATTTATTCTCTTGCAATTTATTAGGATATTTAGTGACTGAGATCATTGCTACTGTAGTGTGGCATGTGCAAAATTGGCCAATTCTGAACAATACCCAGTCAGACACAGAAAACCAGAATTTTCCAGTCAGAAAAAATTAAGTTTCAGTGTCATGTTTAGTGTGCAGTTGCTGGAGATTTGGAATTTACAGTCACCTCATACAACAGACAACTGGAAAGAGGCCAAGACCATGTCAAGGGTGTACAGAGGACATGCTGGTGTGGCCAAAAGTCCAGTATGCATGCACATTTAAGAACAgcacaaaactgtaaaaaaaagtgcatccaTGCCTGTTTGCATCTGTGTGACACACATTAAAACCTTAAGTAACAAGCTGAATATTAAAAAGCATCCTGATCTACTTCAGCCAATCTGAAAGTGAAATTAAAGTTCCACAGTGCCCTGGTCCAGGTGTGGCTGTGTAGATGTACTAACCTGCGTCTGTGTCTCCGCTCCTTACTGTCACCCCGGCGGTCCCTGCTGCgtctgtcccggtctctgctcctccttttcctgtctctgctgcGGCTGCGGGAGGAGGACCGGCGGTGGTGGCGGTTCTCTTTGTCCCTTTCAGCTTCAGAGATGGACAACTTGTTAACTTACATATCCACTTATGAATTAAACACACAGCAACCTTGGATATTATCTCTGCTGGCATCGTTC includes:
- the u2af2a gene encoding U2 small nuclear RNA auxiliary factor 2a isoform X5; this encodes MSDFDEFERQLSENKQAERDKENRHHRRSSSRSRSRDRKRRSRDRDRRSRDRRGDSKERRHRRSRSPHREKKKKVKKYWDVPPPGFEHITPMQYKAMQAAGQIPATALLPTMTPDGLAVTPTPVPVVGSQMTRQARRLYVGNIPFGITEESMMDFFNAQMRLGGLTQAPGNPVLAVQINQDKNFAFLEFRSVDETTQAMAFDGIIFQGQSLKIRRPHDYQPLPGMSENPSVYVPGTQTINGVVSTVVPDSAHKLFIGGLPNYLNDDQVKELLTSFGPLKAFNLVKDSATGLSKGYAFCEYVDVNLNDQAIAGLNGMQLGDKKLLVQRASVGSKNATLTSINQTPVTLQVPGLNSSVTQMGGLPTEVLCLMNMVAPEELLDDEEYDEIVEDVRDECSKYGQVKSIEIPRPVDGLEVPGTGKIFVEFTSVFDSQKAMQGLTGRKFANRVVVTKYCDPDAYHRRDFW
- the u2af2a gene encoding U2 small nuclear RNA auxiliary factor 2a isoform X3, which codes for MSDFDEFERQLSENKQAERDKENRHHRRSSSRSRSRDRKRRSRDRDRRSRDRRGDSKERRHRRSSPSSYPQDNAGSRSPHREKKKKVKKYWDVPPPGFEHITPMQYKAMQAAGQIPATALLPTMTPDGLAVTPTPVPVVGSQMTRQARRLYVGNIPFGITEESMMDFFNAQMRLGGLTQAPGNPVLAVQINQDKNFAFLEFRSVDETTQAMAFDGIIFQGQSLKIRRPHDYQPLPGMSENPSVYVPGVVSTVVPDSAHKLFIGGLPNYLNDDQVKELLTSFGPLKAFNLVKDSATGLSKGYAFCEYVDVNLNDQAIAGLNGMQLGDKKLLVQRASVGSKNATLTSINQTPVTLQVPGLNSSVTQMGGLPTEVLCLMNMVAPEELLDDEEYDEIVEDVRDECSKYGQVKSIEIPRPVDGLEVPGTGKIFVEFTSVFDSQKAMQGLTGRKFANRVVVTKYCDPDAYHRRDFW
- the u2af2a gene encoding U2 small nuclear RNA auxiliary factor 2a isoform X6, with the protein product MSDFDEFERQLSENKQAERDKENRHHRRSSSRSRSRDRKRRSRDRDRRSRDRRGDSKERRHRRSRSPHREKKKKVKKYWDVPPPGFEHITPMQYKAMQAAGQIPATALLPTMTPDGLAVTPTPVPVVGSQMTRQARRLYVGNIPFGITEESMMDFFNAQMRLGGLTQAPGNPVLAVQINQDKNFAFLEFRSVDETTQAMAFDGIIFQGQSLKIRRPHDYQPLPGMSENPSVYVPGVVSTVVPDSAHKLFIGGLPNYLNDDQVKELLTSFGPLKAFNLVKDSATGLSKGYAFCEYVDVNLNDQAIAGLNGMQLGDKKLLVQRASVGSKNATLTSINQTPVTLQVPGLNSSVTQMGGLPTEVLCLMNMVAPEELLDDEEYDEIVEDVRDECSKYGQVKSIEIPRPVDGLEVPGTGKIFVEFTSVFDSQKAMQGLTGRKFANRVVVTKYCDPDAYHRRDFW
- the u2af2a gene encoding U2 small nuclear RNA auxiliary factor 2a isoform X2; its protein translation is MSDFDEFERQLSENKQAERDKENRHHRRSSSRSRSRDRKRRSRDRDRRSRDRRGDSKERRHRRSSPSSYPQDNAGSRSPHREKKKKVKKYWDVPPPGFEHITPMQYKAMQAAGQIPATALLPTMTPDGLAVTPTPVPVVGSQMTRQARRLYVGNIPFGITEESMMDFFNAQMRLGGLTQAPGNPVLAVQINQDKNFAFLEFRSVDETTQAMAFDGIIFQGQSLKIRRPHDYQPLPGMSENPSVYVPGTQTINGVVSTVVPDSAHKLFIGGLPNYLNDDQVKELLTSFGPLKAFNLVKDSATGLSKGYAFCEYVDVNLNDQAIAGLNGMQLGDKKLLVQRASVGSKNATLTSINQTPVTLQVPGLNSSVTQMGGLPTEVLCLMNMVAPEELLDDEEYDEIVEDVRDECSKYGQVKSIEIPRPVDGLEVPGTGKIFVEFTSVFDSQKAMQGLTGRKFANRVVVTKYCDPDAYHRRDFW
- the u2af2a gene encoding U2 small nuclear RNA auxiliary factor 2a isoform X1, which gives rise to MSDFDEFERQLSENKQAERDKENRHHRRSSSRSRSRDRKRRSRDRDRRSRDRRGDSKERRHRRSSPSSYPQDNAGSRSPHREKKKKVKKYWDVPPPGFEHITPMQYKAMQAAGQIPATALLPTMTPDGLAVTPTPVPVVGSQMTRQARRLYVGNIPFGITEESMMDFFNAQMRLGGLTQAPGNPVLAVQINQDKNFAFLEFRSVDETTQAMAFDGIIFQGQSLKIRRPHDYQPLPGMSENPSVYVPGTQTINGFYPSSVVSTVVPDSAHKLFIGGLPNYLNDDQVKELLTSFGPLKAFNLVKDSATGLSKGYAFCEYVDVNLNDQAIAGLNGMQLGDKKLLVQRASVGSKNATLTSINQTPVTLQVPGLNSSVTQMGGLPTEVLCLMNMVAPEELLDDEEYDEIVEDVRDECSKYGQVKSIEIPRPVDGLEVPGTGKIFVEFTSVFDSQKAMQGLTGRKFANRVVVTKYCDPDAYHRRDFW
- the u2af2a gene encoding U2 small nuclear RNA auxiliary factor 2a isoform X4, whose protein sequence is MSDFDEFERQLSENKQAERDKENRHHRRSSSRSRSRDRKRRSRDRDRRSRDRRGDSKERRHRRSRSPHREKKKKVKKYWDVPPPGFEHITPMQYKAMQAAGQIPATALLPTMTPDGLAVTPTPVPVVGSQMTRQARRLYVGNIPFGITEESMMDFFNAQMRLGGLTQAPGNPVLAVQINQDKNFAFLEFRSVDETTQAMAFDGIIFQGQSLKIRRPHDYQPLPGMSENPSVYVPGTQTINGFYPSSVVSTVVPDSAHKLFIGGLPNYLNDDQVKELLTSFGPLKAFNLVKDSATGLSKGYAFCEYVDVNLNDQAIAGLNGMQLGDKKLLVQRASVGSKNATLTSINQTPVTLQVPGLNSSVTQMGGLPTEVLCLMNMVAPEELLDDEEYDEIVEDVRDECSKYGQVKSIEIPRPVDGLEVPGTGKIFVEFTSVFDSQKAMQGLTGRKFANRVVVTKYCDPDAYHRRDFW